A window from Rana temporaria chromosome 8, aRanTem1.1, whole genome shotgun sequence encodes these proteins:
- the LOC120910079 gene encoding zinc finger protein 260-like isoform X1, with protein MEEGEMITESKQEESSLHIDTTDDRNVRNTSKESSDKSHTRTLRSHSRNTLIDPSIPEESSSGQEGDHTEERSLSCSVCGKLFTKKRDLLRHKKCHTAERPYSCSECGKCFTLKNNLSRHQKLHTGEHPHSCSECRKCFTSKQNLLAHQYLHTGERPFSCSECGKCYTKKGNLQKHKRSHTGDFSCSECGKCFTDNQSLFTHQYSHTGERPFSCSECGKCYTEENKLRIHKRSHTGEHPYSCSECGKGFNLKQSLISHQSSHTGVRPFSCSECGKGFNEKNSLITHQRIHTGDQLYLCSECGKGFTRKQDLIKHQMLHTGERPYSCSECGKGFIVKAKLLVHQRDHTGERPYACSECGKCFKWKYSFDMHKKLHTGERPYSCSECGKSFSQKGPLVLHQRIHTDEHPYSCSECGKSFRSKGSLVYHQRIHTGEGHSCSECGKSFISKVGLVYHQRSHTGERPYSCLECGKSFIGKGDLIKHQKIHTGEHPYSCSECGKSFIQKGSLVYHQRTHMR; from the exons atggaggagggggagatgattaCGGAAAGTAAACAGGAGGAATCTTCTCTACATATAGACACAA CAGATGACCGTAATGTCCGGAATACGTCTAAGGAATCTTCTGATAAATCACATACCAGGACTCTAAGATCTCACAGTAGAAATACTTTAATAGATCCGTCTATTCCCGAGGAATCTTCTTCAGGGCAGGAAGGAGATCACACAGAAGAgaggtcattgtcatgttcagtGTGTGGGAAACTTTTCACAAAAAAGAGAGACCTTCTTAGACACAAGAAATGTCACACTGCtgagcgtccctattcatgttcagagtgcgggaaatgtttcactctgAAAAACAATCTTAGTAGACACCAGAAGCTTCACACTGGGGAGCACCcccattcatgttcagagtgcaggAAGTgttttactagtaaacaaaaccTTCTTGCACATCAGTACCTTCACACAGGTGAACGTCCcttctcatgttcagagtgcgggaaatgttacaCTAAGAAAGGAAACCTTCAAAAACACAAAAGAAGTCACACAGGTGACTTTTCATGCTCagaatgtgggaaatgtttcactgaCAACCAAAGTCTTTTTACACACCAGTAcagtcacacgggtgagcgtcccttctcatgttcagagtgcgggaaatgttacaCTGAGGAGAATAAACTTCGTATACATAAAAGAAGCCACACAGGTGAgcatccttattcatgttcagagtgcgggaaaggttttaaTTTGAAACAAAGTCTTATTTCACACCAGAGCAGTCACACGGGTGTGCGAcccttttcatgttcagagtgcgggaaaggtttcaaTGAGAAAAATAGTCTTATtacacaccagagaattcacacgggtgaccAACTCTATTTATGTTCAGAGTGTGGCAAAGGTTTCACTCGAAAGCAAGATCTTATTAAACACCAGATGCTTCATACGGGggagcgtccctattcatgttctgagtgcgggaaaggtttcattGTGAAAGCAAAACTTCTTGTACACCAGAGagatcacacgggtgagcgtccttatgcatgctcagagtgtgggaaatgttttaaatGGAAGTATTCATTCGATATGCATAAGAAgcttcacacgggtgagcgtccctattcatgttcagagtgcgggaaatctttctcaCAGAAAGGACCCCTTGTGctacatcagagaattcacacagatgagcatccttattcatgttcagagtgcgggaaatctttcaggtCGAAAGGAAGCCTTGTGtatcaccagagaattcacacgggtgagggtcattcatgttcagagtgtgggaaatctttcatATCGAAAGTTGGCCTTGTGTatcaccagagaagtcacacaggtgagcgtccttattcatgcttagagtgcgggaaatctttcattgGGAAAGGCGATCTTATTaaacaccagaaaattcacacgggtgagcatccatattcatgttcagagtgcgggaaatctttcattcAGAAGGGAAGCCTTGTGTATCACCAGAGAACTCACATGAGATAA